From Solwaraspora sp. WMMD1047, the proteins below share one genomic window:
- a CDS encoding lytic polysaccharide monooxygenase — protein sequence MFAATAALAAGALAVVNPQPALAHGAAMTPGSRTFLCWRDGLSPTGQIIPQNPACSAAVAQSGANSLYNWFSVLRSDAGGRTTGFVPDGQLCSGGNTSFSGFNLARNDWPLTHLTAGANMEFRYSNWAHHPGTFYFYVTRDSWSPTRALAWSDLEATPFLTVTNPPQRGAVGTNDGHYYFSGRLPTGKSGRHIIYSRWVRSDSQENFFGCSDVTFDGGNGEVTGIGNGQTTPPPNPTTPPPNPTTPPPNPTTPPPNPTTPPPGNAGCTATYNTVSSWSGGFQAEVTIRNTGTAAMSGWTARWAFPSGQTIGSLWSGTHTQSGADVTVRNVAWNGNLAPNASATFGFTGSSTGANNAPSVTCSPA from the coding sequence GTGTTCGCCGCCACGGCCGCTCTGGCCGCCGGCGCGCTCGCCGTGGTGAACCCACAGCCGGCGCTGGCCCATGGCGCGGCCATGACGCCCGGCAGCCGCACCTTCCTCTGCTGGCGGGACGGTCTCAGCCCGACCGGGCAGATCATCCCGCAGAACCCGGCCTGTTCGGCCGCGGTCGCGCAGAGCGGGGCCAACTCGCTCTACAACTGGTTCAGTGTCCTGCGCTCCGACGCGGGCGGCCGGACCACCGGTTTCGTGCCGGACGGGCAGCTCTGCAGCGGTGGCAACACCAGCTTCAGCGGCTTCAACCTGGCCCGCAACGACTGGCCGCTGACCCACCTGACCGCGGGCGCCAACATGGAGTTCCGGTACAGCAACTGGGCGCACCACCCGGGCACGTTCTACTTCTACGTGACCAGGGACAGCTGGAGCCCGACCCGGGCGCTGGCCTGGAGCGACCTGGAGGCGACGCCGTTCCTGACGGTGACGAACCCGCCGCAGCGGGGCGCGGTCGGCACCAACGACGGTCACTACTACTTCAGCGGGCGGCTGCCGACCGGCAAGAGCGGCCGGCACATCATCTACTCCCGCTGGGTGCGGTCGGACAGCCAGGAGAACTTCTTCGGCTGCTCGGACGTGACCTTCGACGGTGGCAACGGTGAGGTGACCGGGATCGGCAACGGCCAGACCACGCCGCCGCCGAACCCCACCACCCCGCCGCCGAACCCGACCACGCCCCCGCCGAACCCCACCACCCCGCCGCCGAACCCGACCACCCCGCCGCCGGGCAACGCCGGCTGCACCGCGACCTACAACACGGTCAGCAGCTGGTCGGGCGGCTTCCAGGCCGAGGTCACGATCCGCAACACCGGTACGGCCGCGATGAGCGGCTGGACCGCCCGTTGGGCCTTCCCGAGCGGGCAGACCATCGGCAGCCTGTGGAGCGGCACGCACACCCAGAGCGGTGCTGACGTGACGGTCCGCAACGTGGCCTGGAACGGCAACCTCGCGCCGAACGCCTCCGCGACGTTCGGCTTCACCGGCAGCTCCACGGGCGCCAACAACGCCCCGTCGGTGACCTGCAGCCCCGCGTGA
- the asnB gene encoding asparagine synthase (glutamine-hydrolyzing): MCGLLAFFSARGDAGAYRDAVAQALECLHHRGPDETGVEVIGDPTTGYADAVFAHKRLAIIDVAFSHEPLPYADGRYLLTFNGEIYNYIELREELTRQFGARFATQGDGEVIVAGYHYWGEQVLTRLRGMFSFVIWDRQQRRAFGARDNFGIKPLHYLETPDGVYLASEKKALLPFAPAAHAGDAGVDTANLSHYLTLQYVPEPGTLHQGIRRIGSGEYLTWQPGGRIEVRRWYQPVFRPTPVDDPQRLYDRIRETLRESVRMHMRSDVPVGSFLSSGIDSTAVVALAREFNPNILTFTVGYDVPGYSEIEVAQDSARHLEVTTIPTKIGPQDMMEALPKIIWHLDDPVADPALVPLYFVAKKAAEHVTVVLSGEGADEFFGGYTIYREPLSLGAVNGLPDTMQKGLRAVSKAIPQGVKGKSFLERGTTPIEQRYYGNARMFTEEEKRHLLRRYDPSVRYTDVTAPIYAECTELDDVTKMQYVDLYTWLRGDILVKADRISMAHSLEVRVPFLDREVFDVAATVPVDLKLPPRSDATKYAMRQALQGVVPPAIVNRRKLGFPTPTRVWLRTEMYEWARHIFATSGAGDLLDLSYAMRLLDEHKREEADHSRKVWTVLIFCIWHAIFVERSLDPGIQRNQSALLTKPVVGSMVA, translated from the coding sequence ATGTGCGGACTTCTGGCCTTCTTCAGCGCCCGCGGCGACGCCGGCGCCTACCGTGACGCGGTCGCTCAGGCACTGGAGTGCCTGCACCACCGGGGGCCGGACGAGACCGGCGTCGAGGTGATCGGCGACCCCACCACCGGGTACGCCGACGCGGTCTTCGCCCACAAGCGGCTCGCGATCATCGACGTGGCGTTCAGCCACGAGCCGCTGCCCTACGCCGACGGCCGCTACCTGCTGACCTTCAACGGTGAGATCTACAACTACATCGAGCTGCGCGAGGAGCTGACCCGGCAGTTCGGCGCCCGGTTCGCCACCCAGGGCGACGGCGAGGTGATCGTCGCCGGCTACCACTACTGGGGCGAGCAGGTGCTCACCCGGCTGCGCGGGATGTTCTCGTTCGTGATCTGGGACCGCCAGCAGCGGCGGGCGTTCGGCGCCCGGGACAACTTCGGGATCAAGCCGCTGCACTACCTGGAGACCCCCGACGGGGTCTACCTCGCCTCCGAGAAGAAGGCGCTGCTGCCGTTCGCGCCGGCCGCCCACGCCGGCGACGCGGGGGTGGACACCGCGAACCTGTCGCACTACCTGACCCTGCAGTACGTGCCCGAGCCGGGCACGCTGCACCAGGGAATCCGGCGGATCGGCTCGGGGGAGTACCTGACCTGGCAGCCCGGCGGCCGGATCGAGGTCCGCCGGTGGTACCAGCCGGTGTTCCGGCCGACGCCGGTCGACGACCCGCAGCGGCTCTACGACCGGATCCGGGAGACCCTGCGGGAGAGCGTCCGGATGCACATGCGCTCCGACGTGCCGGTCGGTTCGTTCCTCTCCAGCGGGATCGACTCGACCGCGGTGGTGGCGCTGGCCCGGGAGTTCAACCCGAACATCCTCACCTTCACGGTCGGCTACGACGTGCCCGGCTACTCCGAGATCGAGGTGGCCCAGGACTCGGCCCGGCACCTGGAGGTCACCACCATCCCGACCAAGATCGGGCCGCAGGACATGATGGAGGCGCTGCCCAAGATCATCTGGCATCTCGACGACCCGGTCGCCGACCCGGCCCTGGTGCCGCTCTACTTCGTGGCGAAGAAGGCCGCCGAGCACGTCACGGTGGTGCTCTCCGGCGAGGGCGCCGACGAGTTCTTCGGCGGCTACACCATCTACCGCGAGCCGCTCTCGCTGGGCGCGGTCAACGGGCTGCCCGACACCATGCAGAAGGGGCTGCGGGCGGTCTCCAAGGCCATCCCGCAGGGGGTCAAGGGCAAGAGCTTCCTGGAGCGCGGCACCACCCCGATCGAACAGCGTTACTACGGCAACGCCCGGATGTTCACCGAGGAGGAGAAGCGGCACCTGCTGCGCCGCTACGACCCCTCGGTGCGCTACACCGACGTCACCGCGCCGATCTACGCCGAGTGCACCGAACTCGACGACGTGACCAAGATGCAGTACGTCGACCTCTACACCTGGCTGCGCGGCGACATCCTGGTCAAGGCCGACCGGATCTCGATGGCCCACTCGCTGGAGGTGCGGGTGCCGTTCCTGGACCGGGAGGTCTTCGACGTGGCCGCCACCGTGCCGGTCGACCTGAAGCTGCCGCCCCGCTCGGACGCCACCAAGTACGCCATGCGCCAGGCCCTGCAGGGCGTGGTGCCGCCGGCCATCGTCAACCGCCGCAAGCTCGGCTTCCCGACCCCGACCCGGGTCTGGCTGCGCACCGAGATGTACGAGTGGGCCCGGCACATCTTCGCCACCTCCGGCGCCGGTGACCTGCTCGACCTGTCGTACGCGATGCGGCTGCTCGACGAGCACAAGCGGGAGGAGGCCGACCACTCCCGCAAGGTCTGGACGGTGCTGATCTTCTGCATCTGGCACGCCATCTTCGTCGAGCGCTCCCTCGACCCCGGCATCCAGCGCAACCAGTCGGCCCTGCTGACCAAGCCCGTGGTCGGCTCGATGGTCGCCTGA
- a CDS encoding aminopeptidase P family protein, with protein sequence MAGEQTEGTTERVVTESHDPDFPEQFLTFMRSGWRDSALPVGPRPEVPNYARRRDAVGSAFPGETLVIPTGPEKVRANDTAYPFRPGSDFAYLTGDHDPDSVLLLRPTGGGHEAVLYTRPRSARDNDEFFRSRHGELWVGRRHTLAEKSTELGLATRPLSELAAALADCAPGRTRVLRGLDPAVDAAVAPYDPPAPAAAADAPARLGRDRELAATIGELKLVKDEWEIAQLRAAIDATVRGFEDVARVLPADRPVPEALLEGVFGLRARYEGGGVGYSSIVGAGEHATILHWIRNTGATRPGELLLMDMGVEGHQLYTADVTRVLPVSGTFSPLQRQVYDIVYAAQQAGIDVIKPGVAFKDVHLTCMRVLAEGLAELGLLPVSVDEAMDESSTVYRRWTLHGFGHMLGIDVHDCSNARKETYRDGTLDEGYVLTVEPGLYFQPEDELVPAELRGIGIRIEDDVLVTSAGAENLSAGLPRRADEVQTWLAAQREAGFRLPG encoded by the coding sequence ATGGCCGGAGAGCAGACCGAGGGTACGACGGAACGGGTCGTCACCGAGTCACACGACCCGGACTTCCCGGAGCAGTTCCTGACCTTCATGCGCTCCGGCTGGCGAGACAGCGCGCTGCCGGTCGGCCCCCGGCCCGAGGTGCCGAACTACGCCCGCCGGCGGGACGCGGTCGGGTCCGCCTTCCCCGGCGAGACGCTCGTCATCCCGACCGGCCCGGAGAAGGTACGGGCCAACGACACCGCGTACCCGTTCCGGCCGGGCAGCGACTTCGCCTACCTGACCGGCGACCACGACCCGGACAGCGTGCTGCTGCTGCGGCCGACCGGCGGCGGTCACGAGGCGGTGCTCTACACCCGGCCCCGCTCGGCCCGCGACAACGACGAGTTCTTCCGCAGCCGGCACGGTGAGCTGTGGGTCGGCCGCCGGCACACGCTGGCGGAGAAGTCGACCGAGCTGGGGCTGGCCACCCGGCCGCTGTCGGAGCTGGCGGCGGCGTTGGCCGACTGCGCGCCGGGGCGTACCCGGGTGTTGCGGGGTCTGGACCCGGCGGTGGACGCGGCGGTCGCGCCCTACGACCCGCCGGCCCCGGCCGCCGCCGCGGACGCCCCGGCCCGGCTCGGCCGCGACCGGGAGCTGGCCGCGACGATCGGCGAGCTGAAGCTGGTCAAGGACGAGTGGGAGATCGCCCAGTTGCGGGCGGCGATCGACGCCACGGTACGCGGCTTCGAGGACGTGGCCCGGGTGCTGCCGGCGGACCGGCCGGTCCCCGAGGCGCTGCTGGAGGGGGTGTTCGGGCTGCGCGCCCGGTACGAGGGCGGCGGCGTCGGTTACAGCTCGATCGTCGGCGCCGGCGAGCACGCGACGATCCTGCACTGGATCCGCAACACCGGCGCCACCCGGCCGGGTGAGCTGCTGCTGATGGACATGGGCGTGGAGGGCCACCAGCTCTACACCGCCGACGTCACCCGGGTGCTGCCGGTCTCCGGCACCTTCAGCCCGCTGCAACGCCAGGTCTACGACATCGTGTACGCCGCCCAGCAGGCCGGCATCGACGTGATCAAGCCCGGGGTGGCGTTCAAGGATGTCCATCTGACCTGCATGCGGGTGCTGGCCGAGGGGCTGGCCGAGCTGGGTCTGCTGCCGGTCAGCGTGGACGAGGCGATGGACGAGTCGTCGACGGTCTACCGGCGGTGGACGCTGCACGGGTTCGGGCACATGCTCGGCATCGACGTGCACGACTGTTCGAACGCCCGCAAGGAGACCTACCGGGACGGCACCCTGGACGAGGGTTACGTGTTGACGGTGGAGCCGGGCCTGTACTTCCAGCCGGAGGACGAGCTGGTCCCGGCGGAACTGCGCGGGATCGGCATCCGGATCGAGGACGACGTGCTGGTCACCTCGGCCGGTGCGGAGAACCTCTCGGCCGGGCTGCCCCGGCGCGCCGACGAGGTCCAGACGTGGCTGGCCGCCCAGCGGGAGGCCGGTTTCCGACTGCCCGGCTGA
- a CDS encoding RyR domain-containing protein: protein MPGNTLGEPPRPPTWSVLRLFFVLTGVFSFVCGYLGLADFLNAHPEFSDRPLDLIYYTLQLFVLGSPPLDEGGKDMPVLLDLARFTAPTVTAYALAEAGRLLFANELRRIRNRNARGHVIVCGDGLVAATLARRLRATGRRVVAVPADAVATEPRSPRITGTARDPDLLRDAGIARASAVYACTDDSAANTAIALTAARRGRSPLAAYAQVADPELCLALQARHLGLARPDGARLDFFNIDDLAARKLFSQEPLLPVRGNPPVVVILGATAFGRSVLVELARRWRVIDSEQPAKVRIALIDEQATEAAAELSHRYPFLGQVCRIDPFDGGLPELLSGSGFPLPPDRVFICYDDEEQALKTALTTEQLWHGGYGSVLVRLDRLANLREAFGSDPGNGVLDDLSGALRLYGVVHAACDPDLIGDDLVERLARVIHESYVMSRRRRGEQAIDNPALVPWEELPEPQRRANRAQARDIGRKLRELGCALSPRVGPGDEHALAEEEIEKLAELEHERWRAEKVASGWRYADDRDDVHLLHPALSRWESLREDMRVRNHDAIRELPVQLADAGFRIVRVRRMP, encoded by the coding sequence GTGCCTGGGAACACTCTCGGCGAGCCGCCCCGCCCACCGACGTGGAGCGTGCTGCGGCTCTTCTTCGTGCTCACCGGCGTCTTCTCGTTCGTCTGCGGCTATCTCGGGCTGGCCGATTTCCTGAACGCCCATCCGGAGTTCAGTGACCGGCCGCTCGACCTGATCTACTACACCCTGCAGCTGTTCGTCCTCGGTTCGCCGCCGCTGGACGAGGGCGGCAAGGACATGCCGGTGCTGCTCGACCTCGCCCGGTTCACCGCCCCCACCGTCACCGCGTACGCGCTGGCCGAGGCGGGGCGGCTGCTCTTCGCCAACGAGCTGCGCCGGATCCGCAACCGCAACGCCCGCGGGCACGTGATCGTCTGCGGCGACGGCCTGGTGGCCGCCACCCTGGCCCGCCGGCTGCGCGCCACCGGTCGGCGGGTGGTCGCGGTGCCGGCCGACGCGGTGGCCACCGAGCCCCGGTCGCCGCGGATCACCGGTACCGCCCGCGATCCGGACCTGCTGCGGGATGCCGGGATCGCGCGGGCCAGCGCGGTCTACGCGTGCACCGACGACAGCGCCGCCAACACCGCCATCGCGCTGACGGCGGCCCGTCGGGGGCGGTCGCCGCTGGCCGCGTACGCCCAGGTGGCCGATCCCGAGCTCTGCCTGGCGCTGCAGGCCCGGCATCTCGGGCTGGCCAGACCGGACGGTGCCCGGCTCGACTTCTTCAACATCGACGACCTGGCCGCCCGGAAGCTGTTCAGCCAGGAGCCGTTGCTTCCGGTCCGCGGCAACCCGCCGGTGGTGGTGATCCTCGGCGCCACCGCGTTCGGCCGGTCGGTGCTGGTGGAGTTGGCCCGCCGGTGGCGGGTGATCGACTCCGAGCAGCCGGCGAAGGTCCGGATCGCGCTGATCGACGAGCAGGCCACCGAGGCGGCGGCCGAGCTCAGCCACCGGTATCCGTTCCTCGGCCAGGTGTGCCGGATCGACCCGTTCGATGGCGGCCTGCCCGAGCTGCTCTCCGGCAGCGGCTTCCCGCTGCCGCCGGACCGGGTGTTCATCTGCTATGACGACGAGGAGCAGGCGCTCAAGACGGCGTTGACCACCGAGCAGCTCTGGCACGGCGGCTACGGGTCGGTCCTGGTCCGGCTGGACCGGTTGGCGAACCTGCGGGAGGCGTTCGGCAGCGACCCGGGCAACGGGGTGCTCGACGACCTGTCCGGGGCGCTGCGGCTCTACGGGGTGGTGCATGCCGCCTGCGACCCGGACCTGATCGGTGACGACCTGGTGGAGCGGTTGGCCCGGGTGATCCACGAGAGTTACGTGATGTCCCGGCGGCGGCGCGGCGAGCAGGCGATCGACAACCCGGCGCTGGTGCCGTGGGAGGAGCTGCCCGAGCCGCAGCGGCGGGCGAACCGCGCGCAGGCCCGCGACATCGGTCGCAAGCTGCGGGAGCTGGGCTGTGCCCTGTCGCCGCGGGTCGGCCCGGGTGACGAGCACGCCCTGGCCGAGGAGGAGATCGAGAAGCTGGCGGAGTTGGAGCACGAGCGGTGGCGGGCCGAGAAGGTCGCCAGCGGCTGGCGGTACGCCGACGACCGCGACGACGTCCACCTCCTGCACCCCGCGCTCAGTCGATGGGAGAGTCTGCGCGAGGACATGCGGGTACGCAATCATGACGCGATCCGGGAGCTACCGGTGCAGTTGGCGGACGCGGGCTTCCGTATCGTCCGGGTCCGGCGGATGCCGTGA
- a CDS encoding right-handed parallel beta-helix repeat-containing protein produces the protein MAAVTGVFSLIAVVGVVGRQAIGDAGYRLAAAPGQGTNGPEPGGPSPAPGGKTDAGPGGQSPDGPTGKGWDRGADDGLGWDGNSGDAEPWHGGDWDGKGSDGKAREVEDVPCAANSLIAAITVANANGGGHLKLAHGCVYTLTADDGDGNGLPQIVQSITIKGEHSTIVREPTADPFRIFNVGNGGHLTLHKTTVAGGQTTGVVPSNGGGILVLPGGTAALNETTVTGNISAGGGGGLFNSGITVAHHSTISDNSALGSGGGVTNGGGGLLKMNESEVSWNSAADDGGGIADAGTSLINKTKILDNRALDNGGGIDTNGANTTVTHSLISGNSADDGGGLFATGSTVNLRHVTVSRNRAEANGGGIALTGGTEAVIEKSAIVDNIANGDAAGINVVASTLTLRDSKVAGNLALGVGSTAGGIQSTGTSVVSLVNVKVTDNVATTAPGGIRIEVPGDIEVDNGSTIIANRPTNCLGSPVEVPNCFG, from the coding sequence GTGGCTGCCGTGACCGGCGTGTTCAGCCTCATCGCGGTGGTCGGCGTCGTCGGTCGCCAGGCCATCGGGGATGCCGGGTACCGGCTGGCGGCGGCGCCGGGACAGGGGACGAACGGGCCGGAGCCCGGCGGCCCGTCGCCGGCACCCGGCGGCAAGACGGACGCCGGACCCGGCGGCCAGAGTCCGGACGGACCGACCGGCAAGGGCTGGGACCGCGGCGCGGACGACGGCCTGGGCTGGGACGGCAACTCGGGCGATGCCGAGCCCTGGCACGGCGGCGACTGGGACGGCAAGGGCAGCGACGGCAAGGCCCGGGAGGTCGAGGACGTCCCCTGCGCCGCCAACAGCCTGATCGCGGCGATCACCGTCGCCAACGCCAACGGTGGCGGCCACCTGAAGCTCGCCCACGGCTGCGTGTACACGCTCACGGCCGACGACGGCGACGGCAACGGCCTGCCGCAGATCGTCCAGTCCATCACCATCAAGGGCGAACACTCGACGATCGTCCGCGAGCCCACCGCCGACCCGTTCCGCATCTTCAACGTCGGCAACGGCGGGCATCTGACCCTGCACAAGACGACCGTGGCCGGCGGCCAGACCACCGGCGTCGTGCCCTCGAACGGCGGCGGCATCCTGGTGCTGCCGGGCGGCACCGCCGCGCTCAACGAGACCACCGTCACCGGCAACATCAGCGCGGGCGGTGGCGGCGGACTCTTCAACTCCGGCATCACGGTCGCGCATCACAGCACCATCAGCGACAACAGCGCCCTCGGCAGCGGCGGCGGCGTCACCAATGGCGGCGGCGGGCTGCTCAAGATGAACGAGTCCGAGGTCTCCTGGAACAGCGCGGCCGACGACGGCGGCGGCATCGCCGACGCCGGCACGTCGCTGATCAACAAGACCAAGATTCTCGACAACCGGGCACTCGACAACGGCGGGGGCATAGACACCAACGGTGCCAACACCACCGTCACCCATTCACTGATCTCGGGCAACAGTGCCGACGACGGCGGCGGGCTGTTCGCCACCGGATCGACGGTGAACCTGCGGCACGTCACGGTCAGCCGCAACCGCGCCGAGGCGAACGGCGGCGGCATCGCCCTCACCGGTGGCACCGAGGCGGTGATCGAGAAGAGCGCCATCGTGGACAACATCGCCAACGGCGACGCGGCCGGCATCAACGTGGTGGCCAGCACCCTCACCCTGCGCGACAGCAAGGTGGCCGGAAACCTGGCGCTCGGCGTCGGGTCGACCGCCGGCGGCATCCAGTCGACCGGGACCAGCGTCGTCAGTCTGGTCAACGTCAAGGTCACCGACAACGTGGCCACCACCGCCCCGGGCGGCATCCGGATCGAGGTCCCCGGCGACATCGAGGTCGACAACGGCTCCACCATCATCGCCAACCGGCCGACCAACTGCCTGGGCAGCCCGGTGGAGGTGCCGAACTGCTTCGGCTGA
- a CDS encoding glycoside hydrolase family 18 protein, translating to MRGRLARRLTVLATVTALGATLAAAPPAAARPTDAVRPTAMGDRDGYLKVGYFTQWGIYGRAYTIKKLHDSGAAARLTHLNYAFGNVSPDGRCYVDGGPGEGDPWADYQRPVPAAESVDGVADAWGEPLNGNFGQLQKLKALHPDLRVLISLGGWSWSTHFSDAARTAESRRAFVASCIDLYLRGNLPNPDGSAGGPGALAGVFDGIDLDWEWPGSAGDVDTVFRPEDKQNFTALVAEFRRQLDAFGRTQRRHYELTAFVPANPAAIDAGYEVRKVFRNLDFATVQGYDFHGGWESVANQQSALRVPAGATEPEFSVARTIDAWLDRGAPRGKLVLGIPYYGRGWTGVTGGRNGLFGASTGPAPATWEAGYEDYKVLAAKAGRDGFRVYRDLRAGTAWLYDGTTFWTYDDPAVLVQKALYIRSQRLGGAMVWSLDGDDDRATLTKTLDLALWTP from the coding sequence ATGCGCGGTCGCCTTGCCCGCCGTCTCACCGTCCTCGCCACCGTCACCGCGCTCGGCGCCACCCTCGCGGCCGCCCCACCCGCCGCCGCCAGGCCCACCGACGCGGTCAGGCCGACCGCCATGGGTGACCGGGACGGCTACCTCAAGGTCGGCTACTTCACCCAGTGGGGAATCTACGGCCGGGCGTACACCATCAAGAAGCTGCACGACTCCGGCGCCGCTGCCCGGCTCACCCACCTGAACTACGCCTTCGGCAACGTCAGCCCGGACGGGCGCTGCTACGTCGACGGCGGACCCGGCGAGGGCGACCCGTGGGCCGACTACCAGCGGCCGGTGCCGGCGGCGGAGAGCGTCGACGGCGTCGCCGACGCCTGGGGCGAGCCGCTCAACGGCAACTTCGGCCAGCTGCAGAAGCTCAAGGCGCTGCACCCCGACCTGCGGGTGCTGATCTCGCTGGGCGGCTGGAGCTGGTCGACGCACTTCTCCGACGCGGCCCGTACCGCCGAGTCCCGGCGGGCGTTCGTGGCCTCCTGCATCGACCTCTACCTGCGGGGCAACCTGCCCAACCCGGACGGCAGCGCCGGTGGACCGGGCGCGCTCGCCGGGGTCTTCGACGGGATCGACCTGGACTGGGAGTGGCCCGGCTCGGCCGGTGATGTGGACACCGTGTTCCGGCCGGAGGACAAGCAGAACTTCACCGCCCTGGTGGCCGAGTTCCGCCGCCAGCTCGACGCGTTCGGGCGCACCCAGCGGCGGCACTACGAGCTGACCGCGTTCGTGCCGGCCAACCCGGCCGCCATCGACGCCGGCTACGAGGTCCGCAAGGTGTTCCGGAACCTCGACTTCGCCACCGTGCAGGGCTACGACTTCCACGGCGGCTGGGAGTCGGTGGCCAACCAGCAGTCGGCGCTGCGGGTGCCGGCCGGCGCGACCGAGCCGGAGTTCTCGGTGGCGCGCACCATCGACGCCTGGCTGGACCGGGGCGCCCCGCGCGGCAAACTGGTGCTCGGCATCCCCTACTACGGCCGTGGCTGGACCGGAGTGACCGGCGGCCGCAACGGCCTGTTCGGCGCCTCGACCGGCCCGGCGCCGGCCACCTGGGAGGCCGGTTACGAGGATTACAAGGTGCTCGCCGCCAAGGCCGGCCGGGACGGTTTCCGGGTCTACCGCGACCTGCGGGCCGGCACCGCCTGGCTCTACGACGGCACCACCTTCTGGACCTACGACGACCCGGCGGTGCTGGTGCAGAAGGCGCTCTACATCCGCAGCCAGCGCCTCGGCGGCGCGATGGTCTGGTCCCTGGACGGCGACGACGACCGCGCCACCCTGACCAAGACCCTCGACCTGGCCCTCTGGACCCCGTAA
- a CDS encoding DUF397 domain-containing protein — MKNEPRWRKSTRSGPNGGDCVEVASNLPGRVLVRDSKDLAGPVLTFGPAAWRSFVAGVR, encoded by the coding sequence ATGAAGAACGAGCCAAGATGGCGTAAAAGTACCCGAAGTGGTCCTAACGGTGGTGACTGCGTCGAGGTCGCGAGCAATCTTCCTGGCCGGGTGCTGGTCCGGGACAGCAAGGATCTGGCCGGTCCGGTGCTGACGTTCGGGCCGGCTGCGTGGAGGTCGTTCGTCGCAGGCGTCCGTTAG
- a CDS encoding helix-turn-helix transcriptional regulator, translated as MNEFRQALRRERMAKGLSQDALGAEVHVSGSQIGNYESGKSIPPDEVAAGFDAFFSTGDQFRRLVRQARGEAVAPWLRPWKENEERATILRTYQPLVVPGLLQTAAYARAVVAAGAHSSVQIEEMTRERLERQAATLDRPDPVTLAAIIGEAVLRDGDPATIKEQLEHLVDIGHRPNVHIRVVPFGSGIHAGHGGPFALATLPDGSSVAYVDDPLEGKVIAAARDLRRLASAWESINARALPCDLSRFLILRVIDEHEERAKMA; from the coding sequence ATGAATGAGTTTCGGCAGGCACTCCGTCGAGAGCGGATGGCCAAGGGTTTGTCTCAGGACGCCCTGGGTGCCGAGGTGCACGTGTCTGGGTCGCAGATCGGCAATTACGAGTCAGGCAAATCCATCCCGCCGGACGAGGTTGCCGCGGGATTCGACGCGTTCTTCAGCACCGGAGACCAGTTCCGTCGACTCGTCCGACAGGCGCGAGGCGAAGCGGTCGCCCCGTGGCTACGGCCGTGGAAGGAGAACGAGGAACGCGCGACGATCCTGCGGACCTACCAACCGCTCGTCGTCCCTGGCCTTCTCCAGACGGCCGCTTACGCCAGGGCAGTTGTCGCGGCCGGAGCGCACAGCAGCGTTCAGATCGAAGAGATGACCAGGGAACGGCTGGAACGGCAGGCCGCGACGCTTGATCGACCTGATCCGGTGACGCTCGCCGCGATCATCGGTGAAGCGGTGTTGCGGGATGGCGACCCGGCGACCATCAAGGAACAGCTTGAACACCTGGTGGATATCGGCCACCGGCCGAACGTCCACATCAGGGTGGTGCCCTTCGGGTCTGGGATACACGCGGGACATGGCGGGCCATTCGCGCTGGCGACCCTCCCGGACGGGTCGTCTGTCGCCTACGTGGATGATCCACTGGAGGGGAAAGTGATCGCCGCCGCCCGGGATCTCCGCCGGTTGGCAAGCGCATGGGAGTCCATCAACGCCCGGGCGCTACCCTGTGACCTGAGCCGTTTCCTGATCCTGAGAGTGATCGACGAGCATGAAGAACGAGCCAAGATGGCGTAA